The region AGGAAATGTTTTccagaagtgggtggggaaaagactggcacATTCCATTGTGTTTTCATGTTCTCTTGTTCAAGTAGGAATTTGTGCCTTTTGGTTGGgtgtttctcctccattcccagagcTGGACACGCACTCCTTGTTCAGAGAAATCATAGTCCAGTGTAATGAAGGTTCAGCTTCCATGTTCTACTTTGCCCTGGGTTacctgggcttcctggcctttgtcagcttcagtgtggcttttCTAGCCAGGAAATTGCCAGACACctttaacgaagccaagttcatcaccttcagcatgctggtcttttgcagtgtgtggctgtcctttgtgctgacctacctgagcaccaaaggaaaatacatggtggctgtggagatcttcaccatcttggcctctagtgctgggctcctgggctgcatcttttctcccaaatgctatATCATTATACTGCGGCCTGATTTGAACAAACGAGAACAGTTAATAAGAAGACAGTGATGAGAAATCTAATAACTAGAGatgttcttaaatttttttttggagatttcattttttcccaaggATGAAAAATGcataaagagtgtgtgtgtgtgtgtgtgttgtttttattTGAAAGACATTTTTATACTTTATAGTTATAAGTTatgatcactttaaaagtgtattaggtaaGTGATCTAGGtagtagtgtcagcagatgctgccatagtcattacccatgcacccccccccggCCATTACCCACCCCCCTGGTCAGTCCAGCCCAACCACAAACAGTGATCAATTTTTACAGGTGTTAGAGAGAGAAAAGACCTGCAGCAGGGGACTCTGTGTGCAGGCCACTTTGTCAAGGAACCATCTCGTAAACATCTGGTTCCTCCCAAGTAATTAATGGGTGCTGCCAACCTGACTCAAAGCTACCCTCcatcagagacagagagagcttaTCATTGTCAACCCCGAAGGGCTGGCGCAGCTGGACTGCACTGCTTCCCACAGAGCAGTGAGCATGGTAGTTCTTTGCGTCCAACCAGatggcttgccagccagccacaCTGAGCCGGAAAAGTAACATGTGAGTGGTATCTACTGACCTTACTATGATATCTGACCAATGGGTCCTGCATCCAAATACAGGTCCCAGTGGGTTAGCTGCATTGGTTTTCCAACGCACCCATCTCACTGTCTCAAGCACACAGTGAGTCTGTAATGCACATTTCTCAATTTTCTGAAGCGACTAGaacccttagaccagtggttctcaaactttttagcaccgggacccaccttttagaaagataatctgtcaagacccaccagaagtgatgtcattgacctggaaatgatgtcatagccaaatgtgacatcatcaagcaggaaaatatttaacacacctcatacaacaaaatcaaatcaaattaagggtACAACTCAAAAGGtgccctaggccagcacaagtcgtTTGCACCGGCCTCCGGAtattgcaaaagtgtcataaggtGAAGTACTGTAAGGAGAATTTGGCCTCCAGAGCATGAGCATCCAGTAAGTTTGTGCAGAACGGCTTCAGCCAGTGCGGGGGTCTGGGAAGCACAGGGggagggcatttggggggccaatGGACGGCCAGGGGATGATGGACGGTGGACAGGCCTGTGGACGGACCAGGCCCTGGGGGGACCAGGATCCCGTACTTAAGCTGGATCCTAATCATGCTTCTGGGTGACCTGGTCTGGCCTTGCATCGGaccacttggatctgtgccatcggattaggtggcacaaatctgagtagccacaTTTAGTCTCCTACTGtgttaccctgggtaaggggaattgattccccttgccctgggttgtacCGCAGTCAACCCCAACCCATCCCCAATGGATGGGATTTGCCAGCAGAGGGACACTCCCATCATCAAAGCAAACAACCAGACCCTCACATACATTCTCCTCATTTCCCTTCTACTTTGCTTCTTCTGCTCTTTGTTCTTCATTGGAAAGCCTATAAAAATATAACCTGCCTTGTCCAGCAAACAacctttggcatcatcttctctatTGCTGTTTtgtctgtcttggccaaaactaTGACAGTGGTTGTGGCATTCATGGTTTCCAAGCCAGGAAATATTTTCTGGAAAtttctcttcagcctagaaaagagatgcctgaggggggacatgattgagacataccattttatgcaggggaaggataaagtggatagagagatgctctttacactctcacataacaccagaaccaggggacatccactaaaattgagtgttgggagagttagaacagacaaaagaaaatatttctttactcagcgtgtggttggtctgtggaactccttgccacaggatgtggtgatggcatctggcctggatgcctttaaaaggggattggacaagtttctggaggaaaaatccatcacgggttacaaacaatgatgtgtatgttccaccttctgattttagaaatgggctatgtcagatgcaagggagggcaccaggatgcaggtctcttgttatctggtgtgctccctggggcatttggtgggccgctgtgagatataggaagctggactagatggacctatggcctgatccagtggggcttttcttatatgTTCTTGTGATGCCAACACCATATACTAAAAGCATAATTTATTGATCACTGTAATTTTTTTATTGACATTTAGAAATTCCAATGCTTTGTAACTTTCTATATAAGCTGTGTGTAGCAAAGGCTCGGGGCTCTCGCCTGATCTGAGATTCAGGTCTCTGGAGAGCCTTGAGAATTCTCAATAAACaaactttgtttttcttctgctctTGCTGGGTGTCTGTGTGATTCATTTCACTCTGCGCCGCCCCGGGACGCATCCACCAGCCTTTAGCCCCAGCAGGGCAGGCCTGTACTCATGACCAAGGACAACAACGTCTTTCTGAACTATTTACCTGAGGCTTGAAGATTACcaacaggtcaatgaaagtgggCTCTCTGTGCCCTCACGATGGCAAAAAGACTTATAGTACTTAATTGGAAGGAATGCAACCCTCTGACTTGAGTTCAGTGAATGGATGATCTTCTGCAGTTTTTAGGCAATTCGCTTATAGACATAGCTGCATACAGATAGATTTGGAACTATCAGGAGGCCATACCTTGACAAAACACTTAAAACTGCATGTAGATACATTTATTTAATATTACAGACTGTTAGTATATCCAATTTTTTTGGTAACTGGTAAATTTATAATGATCAcatttctgtatgtttttttctgttgcgcaaaataaaataaaatttaaaagggggggaagaggtggtCATTTAGAGCAGCGCCCACTTTTTTCACCACCAGAAATAATTGCAATTACGTATGGCTCATGGCGGGGTGGCACTGGCCTTCCTGGCCCCGGGGTGGCACAAGGAAAGCCAGTGCCCTGCGTCAGCCTGGGTAATTGGCTCCACAGTGGCTGGCACCGCCGCAGTCGAGGGAATTGGACACTTAGCCAGCCGGCCCCAGTCAGCCTCCGGAAGGGCTGTTGCCCCACCAACTCCCCAAGGGATGGTGACCCTCCAGGCTGGGAATGGGTTTTAAGCAACTTTTCTTTAGCTCTCCCTGTCATTAGGGCTATTTTTCCACTTTAGCAGCCACTGAAGCCTTGCTCCCTCTGTGTGTGAGCGCCTGCATGCGGCTTCCCCTGTTGTCTGGTTCCTACTAGCAACATCTCCTTGTTCCCCCTGCTGGGCACATGGTGAATTGCTATCAATTAGCAGAAATGCTGTTAAtgagcagaaaaagaaaattttcttttcttggactaggagcccaattctgagctcagagcaccagctcaccaccagtgcgcactgttgcaaatgtgctgtaagtcaccTTTGCGGGCCCTACCGCCAGGCAagcgccggtggtagcccagtgtttgccggtgctgggctaccactgggcaGGCGTCCAAGCTCCACCGCTCAGTGGttgcatggaccgctgagcagcagagaggtaaatgggggcatgggggaggcagggaggaggcgttccggggaggggggaggcaggcagagggtggggggacgGCAGGgcggaggcgtgccaggggagggagtggagggagggaggcggaactagtggacctttgctccaccggatccagagatTTCGCattgggctcaccacccaacacgAACGctctcgattcaccgccaacctttttgttggtggcgagtcgagtagccccattgtggggctactcggtttacctgggggaaggggacaatagtAGCTAGGTAGCTCAAGATTGAGCTGAAAGCAAACACCAGACAGGCCAAAAACAATAAAGGCACCTCTCTTCTGTGATTCTGTTACATTGTGAAGAATAAAGGTATCTCTCTTCTGCTGTTTGGGTGAATACATTTCACCAACATAAATGCAGTTTTCTGACTGTCAAATTGTAGTTTTTTAGCCTTCAGCCAGCATGTTAGCATGATACTTTGTGCGGGGCGGGCCTCAGGAGCTgcgggcccaactggaaacacttttgcgggACCCCCCTCCAGGGTCACAAATAACTAATAATCACAAATGTCATAAATAACTTTATTAAGAACTTACAAATAAATAACTTATTAAGAATGTAGAAACTATTTAAAGACCAGGTGCACGAtccagagagggggggggggaagaaagagagagagaatattagtACTCTTATTAAGCAATGTCCAAATATATGAGATTTTATCTCTGTTATCGCCACCAGCACCACTACAGATTTTGGGGCCTCACAGGCCTCTACAGTCCAAAATGTGCTGCACCAGGGAAGCAAAGAAAGtactaacattttttttaagcaatatcCAAAAGTACATCAGGAACTATTTCTTTGTAATCACCACTGCAACAGATTTTGGTGCCTCACGTTCACACACTTTCTTGAAAATGGTATCTGAAATGGTCCTaagacaggggtgggcaaacttccaACTtgagggttcctggacctttaacaattgtgtaggagcaggaatttcagcaggcgcaCCTTGTCATCTTATAGGAGCCTGATAGGACATGTCCGATAAGATGGGAAATACAGGATCCTGCAAATAAACATATGGTATATATGCCATGATTCCATGGTGGATCCTGCTTGTTCCCTCTGGTTATTTGCAAAGGGCGTCAAAAGTTTACCCAGCTCCCACTGGTAGGcaaggaagaagggggtggatGCTTGTTCACAAGGCACTGTGATTTCTCAAATATCTTTCTCTACAGTGGAAACATCctagtgtgggggtggggggttcacaGGCACCAGTGGTGAGGCAAAAAGACACTCTCCCCATGCCTAGAGGTGCAGCTTGCATTTGGCTTTGCACATTCTGCCCAAGACGAAGTGCCTGGATGATTGCATGGTTGAGCTGAAAGTAAGCCAAGCTAGATCTAGGCATGCATCCTAATGTGAACATGATGGCGACAAGCAGCCTGGGAATCGGAATCCTTCCTGTTGCTGGGCTTTATGCAGTGAGTCTGCAAAGGGATCTTCCAGCAAACCCCTGATGTGAAATAAGCAGCCTCTGTGTGCCTATTCCCTCCCCCCATAACAATGCAACGGCTGCTCACTGTGGTTCCCTTGCCTGCTGTGGTGTCAGTAGTTGGAGAGTGATTCATAAGTCTGGAGTGTGGGCAAAGGCAGCGTAGCTCCTCCTTGGCAAGATCTACCTTcccaattgttaccctgcacatgcccgatcttgtctgatcttggaagctaagcagggtcaggtctggttagtacttggatgggagaccgccagggaataccaggtgctgaaggcttataccatagtctttcaagactgaaggttgccaaccaaccaaacttCATCATCGCACACCCCAGCTCCGTGGAGAACAGAGAGAGGCCTGCCACGGCCTTGAATGGGAAATGGATTGTGTCCTAAACTTGAAGGGAAATGCCATTTTGCACACAGCAGGGTAAGAAAAAGTGCCGAAGCACTGTTTAAGATCGCAGGGAAGCCTCTGATGGATTCCCTGATCGATCCAGGAGTCTCGTAAGGCTGTTTGCTGCAGGTGAGTGCGGCAGGGCTTTGCacaggggggcaccatcgtggacctttgccctggagtgCCTTGAGGACAGGTCTGCAACTGCTTTGTACTGCCCCGTATCAGGAGCACTCTACCAGGTGGAGGGAAATTCAGCagttctcctcccctctcccgtTATACTTTCTCTACTGGAGGGTGCTGCTCAGCTCCAACAGCTATGGGatctttctctccctgcttccctcccagctcCCAGAGTGTGGGGCTACCATGATTGGGCTCTGATGAGGAAGGAGTGAAGctagaaggggtgggggcagccaccGCTCCAGCCGCTACCCCCTCCCCATATGAAAAGGATAGGATAATAAATTGTGTCAAACTGTACCTGCCCTGAACAAAGAAGGAAGGGCTGCTGCAGCGTCAAGGTGCTTTTGAAGTCTTGCGCCATGTGCTGCAATAGCACCGACTGCCCAGGCTGAGTGAAGCTGAAGTGGCAGGCTCTGGAGACAGGCAAGTCAAGTGTGCAAGTCACCTTTAGCTTCACACAAGGGCTTGCTCAGTCCAGGCAACCTCTGCAGACGGCGTGGTGCGTCGCTGCCTGGAAGTCAGTACTATCTCCAATGATCTGCCAGCCTAGTGTGGGGCTCTGTTAGAGGCAGGGCCCAATTTCAGGAAATTGAGGAAAATcaccctaaggccggccctgactGTAGAATTTCTGCCCATCATTTAACTTTTAAAAGGCACAGtgtccctgccagaaaaaaagtGATGGCAACAACCTTAATCACAGGCAAAGGCATCGGATTGCATTTCATGATCTAATGTATAGTTCCTTTCCATAAAACTCAACGGGAGCTCACCTCTCAGTAAGGAATGTGAGGTGGGCAGGTTGCCAAGATCGTTTTGGGAGCTTTTCCTGAAAAGGCAATTCAGCAACTTAAAACAAGTATATTtaattttcaaaatccattcaaaaaccgtagttcattttgaatttttgaaatttgtttcttacagcacaattctactCAACAGTTCCATTGTGgtccatgagacttactcccaggaaagtgtgtataggattgcaaccttacagtccaatcctaacgaGTGTTGCCCCAGCACGAAATGCCTTATTGGAGTTAAATTCTCCAGCATCATGCAGAGGCAAGCACTGCTGGAATGCCAGcaagaaggccagagctttcccacATGTGCCAGCAGATCCACCCGCCAAGGCAGGTAGGTTGGCAGGCAAGGTGGggttggggaagggcagaacagaggtggggaagatgGAACAAGGTGGTGATAGGGGCTACAGGAGTGGAATGGAGAGGCAATGGGGATAGGTGGGTCGgatctgggaaggaggcaggttcagcGACAGCAGTGGCTACCAAATCcttacccccttcccagaaccGTCCAACAGAGCAGGTCCACATGgaactgtgccagcaaatttgcttGCTCAGGTTGAGTTTGCGATGTGGaagcttatccctgggtaagagagcaaaagttcctttacctaaacataagaacagccccactggatcaggtcacaggcccatctagtccagcttcctgtatctcacagcagcccaccaaatgctccagggagcacacctgataacaagagacctcatcctggtgccctcccttgcatctggcattctgatatagcccatttcaaaaatcaggaggttgcgcatacacatcatggcttgtaccccataatggatttttcctccaaaaactcgtccaatccccttttaaaggcgtccaggccagttgccatcaccccaccctgtggcaaggagttccacagaccaaccacaccctaGTAACCTTGGTAGACTATATCTGATGCCTTCCTTCCAGGTTTTGGTGAACAGGCAACAGCACAGTAAACACCCCCCTCCCTGATCAAAAAGCAAGTGGGGCACAATGGTCTGTGTGTCAAGCTAGGCACAGGGAGACCTgcgttcaaatccctgctcagtcttGCAGCCCACCGGGTGACTCTGGGACACTCAGACTCTCCTTCAGTCTAATCCCCCTCACAGGAGAGATGTGAGGATAAAATTCATATCATGATGTGAGGGTCTTCACCCAGCTGAGAAGGGGATGGTCCCTTTTGACCACAGAACCAGAAGATAAAATGTGGGACTTTTCACACCttttgtgtgtgcgcgcgcacccATGCATGGAGGGGTGCTATGAACAGGAAGCCCTGATAGTCATGAGTGGGCCCACCTGTTCTCTACCACATAGCAACACATTGCTTCTTGGTGCCAGCAGTGACTCCTGAGGCATTTCTTCAGCTACCTGTGGGGGGGGGTATATTCtgggaaggcaggatataaacatgtACAATTAATGGATTCCTGTACTTTTCACAAGTGTGAAGGAGAAAGATTTAGGGCATGGGCAGCTTGTCATGCAGGAATGTGAGAAGCTGCACCAGCCCAAATGCTGCTGCAGGAAACTGGGGCAAGAGGAGCTCTGCTGCCCTCCATCTAGTTTTGCAAAAGGAGTATGGGTGGAATGACAACATCAGAAATATATGCAGAAGAAAACACTTATTAACATGCTGTTATGCTGTTGCAATAAAAAAGGATCAGACAAGAGGGATTCCCAGAAGGCAGTTCTTCAGGGATAGGATTCTGAAGAGGTGGATGGGAGCTGGTGTATttgaatcacggaagatctggcgaggaggtagatgtggtgtcaggatggcccctttaagggtaaggcctgggcatccagcagagtgtgctgcacagctgcagccacttgaaggcaatagggacctcagggatataaggagcaccttaGGCAGGAAGGGTTtctgggttgtagaaggagtgcaggttggaggagaggagaggagaggagaggagaggagaggagaggagaggagactgactgactgactgactgactgactgactgactgactgggcttattgactgggcttattgactttggactttgccctggatactctaactgactttgtgactaagggactgctggaacagactgctggagacactggagtttggtgtgtggctgctgtgcccaagatctgctgaggacctaGGGGCTGttgtagtggcaggaggaggctagcaggagagaggacctctgcaggttgaacaggtgagttactctggaggtggggtccagcaggactgcagggcagaccCAGGGTCATTTGTTGAGGAAAAGAatgggagctaatttgcttaaagttgGCATAATTCTCCAAGCAGAGCTtgaccttggaatctggcaaaacagctgaaTATTTGCTTTGCCTGATGACTTGCAAATATATGATATCAGAGGGACACCTattgaggccacaatcctatccacacgcacctgggagtaagcccaattgacaacaatggaacttacttctgagtagacatgcataggattgggctctcattcagaATAATCCCTCAAGGTGAGATCCATTCACATCCCAGCAGGCACAGCTGGGGGCTAGAGCCTGTTCTAAGTTATCTACTTGCAGACATACGTATTGCGTTTCTTGCAGGGAGCATCGTTCCATGCATTGAATTCTAAAATGCAAAAGACAGGACAAAagttccttctctttttctctcattgGAACCCTTCATTTTTGCCTGAATGGAGCTAGCCAATAAGGTGTTctgctttcattcattcaaaccATTTGCTTCTAGCCCTCAGGTTGCTAATGTAATAAATATTCTGAGACTGAGTAAGAAAGGCACCAGGAGAAAAGAGACAGCAATTaattcttctccctcctcctcttcctccttttttaaTCTCATGATATCTACTTCAAGAGGTTTCCCATTCCCATTTCATTTTCCCACTTCCCAATCTGGGTTCCATACTGAGACCACACTCTCATCATGAACACTGCAGGAGTTTCCTGTATGTCCCTGACACCAGTAAGTGAGCATGGCGTGTGGGGATGGTGGAGGGGTAAGAGGATGGAAGGTGTGGGAGGGACAGAAATAGGGAGGAAATGGGGCTGAATGGGGGGCAGATCAactgcaatcacataccatggtagcatcaagtctaatatattaaaaataaaatatcgaaatgaatgggaacccatctgaaattggcttgcgatccacctcgtgggtcctgacctacagtttgagaaacactggtctacagagTTCAAAAAGTAGACCAGTACTAGACTGGCAAGTAGGGATCCTCAGAACAGTAGCTGAGGTAGGCCCATTCCCACATCCCCTACGACTGCCAAATCCTTCCTCAGATTCTGAGAAGTAAGTTTACTTACCTGTGGAATAGGTCAGCTCCACACAATATTCAGACTTGTTAAGATTGTTGGGCTGGTTTTCCATCCAGGACTCATAGTTGTAAACGGATCCATCAGCCCATCTCCATTTTCCATTCTGTAGAATCGAAGCAAAGCAGATCACATTTAAAGAAATACCTGGAAAACGTAACAGACTTTTGGGGAGTTGCTGGTACAAAGGTAGAAGAGGACCAACCACAAGAATGGGAGAAGTAGCATGTGGGATTCAACGTAGGCTGAAACTACACAGGATGATCACCAGGAATGGAACACGACCAATGCTCACCTGACGGGCATCAAGGAGTCCGATCCAGACGTCACTTGGGTTTTTCTGGTAACGGGTGATGTATTTAGCCAGCAACTCAGACTTGAACTTGTTGAGGACAGAGGCAAGTTGAGACCCATGGCGATAGCTCTGGCACTCAAcctgaagaaggagaagaaagagatgAACTTTGCCTCCGTTCTCCTTGCTTCCCATTTTGAAGGCATTTCTATTGGAAGAATTGAGCAAGGACCTCTGAGCATCTTCTTGTCAATTTCCATTTCATTCCCTAGTGAAGATCTTTCAGGGTGCTTAGAACTaggccagggagggaaggggaatggGAAAGGTTCTCAGACTGCTGCTACATTGTAAACATGGGGAGAAAGTCTCCCTACAGGCAGCATTTCTTCTGCAGTTGGACGCTTgtatgggggaagaggaagacGTGCATCACATGGATCCTTCAGAAGCCCCTTGTGGAGTCCATCAGCACAGGAGAGAGAATGTCTATAGGGAGCTCTTCTTCTATAACAATAATAGACATGCCATCCAAACcactgttgtcttttttttcctggcaccgTGAGGCAAACACATAGGCCAACCATGGCATCTCTCCTGCTTGGATGA is a window of Tiliqua scincoides isolate rTilSci1 chromosome 5, rTilSci1.hap2, whole genome shotgun sequence DNA encoding:
- the LOC136653681 gene encoding C-type lectin BpLec-like, which translates into the protein MSLLTSSSFCLFGILMSSSFLGAEAESCDRDWMQNQGNCYAYFDEKLSWAEAEVECQSYRHGSQLASVLNKFKSELLAKYITRYQKNPSDVWIGLLDARQNGKWRWADGSVYNYESWMENQPNNLNKSEYCVELTYSTEFNAWNDAPCKKRNTYVCK